A genomic segment from Flavobacterium inviolabile encodes:
- the cmk gene encoding (d)CMP kinase: MKKITIAIDGFSSTGKSTLAKQLAKELGYVYVDTGAMYRAVTLFAMQQNIISENHFNKEQLIAALPEVELHFEFNTHLGFAEMFLNGKNVETEIRTLEVSRQVSKIAEISQVRAKLVEQQQKMGENKAIVMDGRDIGTVVFPNAELKIFMTASPATRAQRRYDELTGKGQSVTYQEVLQNVTERDQIDTSREDSPLVKAADAFEIDNSGLNREEQFELVLKLVAEKLAQ; the protein is encoded by the coding sequence TTGAAAAAAATTACCATAGCAATAGATGGCTTCTCATCGACGGGAAAAAGTACACTGGCAAAACAACTGGCAAAAGAGCTGGGATATGTGTATGTCGATACCGGAGCAATGTACAGAGCGGTAACCTTGTTTGCCATGCAACAAAATATAATTTCGGAAAATCACTTCAATAAAGAACAGCTTATTGCTGCTTTGCCGGAAGTGGAACTGCATTTTGAATTCAATACCCATCTGGGTTTTGCTGAAATGTTCCTTAATGGTAAAAATGTAGAAACAGAGATCAGAACTCTTGAAGTATCCCGCCAGGTCAGCAAAATAGCCGAAATTTCACAGGTGAGAGCCAAATTGGTGGAACAACAGCAAAAAATGGGGGAGAACAAGGCGATAGTAATGGACGGTAGAGATATCGGAACCGTTGTGTTTCCAAATGCGGAACTGAAAATTTTTATGACGGCAAGTCCGGCAACCAGAGCACAGCGTCGTTATGATGAATTAACCGGAAAAGGACAGTCCGTAACTTACCAGGAAGTACTTCAGAATGTAACAGAACGCGATCAGATTGATACCAGCAGAGAAGATTCGCCATTGGTAAAAGCGGCCGATGCTTTTGAAATTGACAACTCCGGTTTAAACAGAGAAGAGCAGTTCGAACTGGTTTTAAAACTGGTAGCAGAAAAATTAGCACAATAA
- the porQ gene encoding type IX secretion system protein PorQ, with protein sequence MSKKILTSFFLIICACSYGQIGGKYTYQFLNLVTSPRQAALGGKTVTIYDNDVNQAIFNPATINVEMDNHLSVNYGNYYGEVTYGTAAYAYTWDRHVQTFHAGVNYVNYGTFEGYDESGTRTNDFTGSEIALSFGYAYNIPWTDIHVGASAKLISSTLESYNSFGAAVDIGAIYVDEDNDINIGLAVRNVGTQITTYAGMQEKLPLEIIAGISQEMANVPIRWHLTLENLQQWDIAFSNPNRSENTIDGEVKEEKVSFINNAMRHVIVGAELFPGKSLNFRLGYNFRRGEELSITDQRTFAGISAGFGLRFNTVKFDYSYSRYTSAGNTSLFGLTINLQ encoded by the coding sequence ATGTCAAAAAAAATACTGACTTCTTTTTTTCTTATCATCTGTGCCTGTTCGTATGGGCAGATTGGAGGAAAATATACCTATCAGTTTCTGAATTTAGTTACCTCACCGCGTCAGGCGGCTTTGGGCGGTAAAACGGTTACGATATATGATAATGACGTTAACCAGGCGATCTTCAATCCGGCGACTATCAATGTAGAAATGGACAATCACCTTTCGGTGAATTACGGGAACTATTACGGAGAAGTTACCTATGGTACGGCGGCCTATGCCTATACCTGGGACCGGCACGTTCAGACCTTCCATGCCGGCGTTAACTATGTGAACTACGGAACCTTTGAAGGATATGACGAAAGCGGAACCCGTACCAATGACTTTACAGGAAGTGAAATTGCACTTTCTTTCGGCTATGCCTATAATATTCCGTGGACAGACATACATGTGGGCGCCAGTGCCAAACTGATATCTTCCACACTGGAAAGCTATAACTCTTTTGGAGCAGCGGTAGATATCGGCGCTATTTATGTAGATGAAGATAACGATATTAATATCGGACTGGCCGTTCGGAATGTGGGAACACAAATCACGACCTATGCCGGAATGCAGGAAAAATTACCGTTAGAGATCATTGCCGGAATTTCACAGGAAATGGCAAATGTACCCATCAGGTGGCACCTGACCTTAGAAAACTTACAACAGTGGGATATTGCTTTCTCGAACCCTAACAGGTCAGAAAACACCATTGACGGAGAAGTTAAAGAAGAAAAAGTATCTTTTATAAACAATGCGATGCGGCACGTTATTGTCGGAGCGGAATTGTTTCCCGGAAAAAGCCTTAATTTCCGTTTGGGCTATAACTTCAGAAGAGGTGAAGAGCTGTCCATTACCGATCAGCGAACCTTTGCCGGAATTTCTGCCGGATTCGGACTTCGATTCAATACCGTTAAATTCGACTATTCTTACTCGCGCTACACTTCCGCAGGAAATACCAGCCTTTTCGGACTTACGATTAACTTACAATAA
- the lon gene encoding endopeptidase La, with amino-acid sequence MSNQKILTLDNLSLQEIDTDAELIPLMTPEDEEEMNNEVLPVDLPILPLRNTVLFPGVVIPITAGRDKSIKLINDANSGDKIIGVVAQKDENVEEPSAADIHNVGTVARILRVLKMPDGNTTVILQGKKRFAIDEVTTEEPYLRATIKEVPEERPTEKDKEFNAIIESIKELAIQIIKESPNIPTEATFAIKNIESKSFLINFVSSNMNLTVNEKQNLLAVNDLKDRALETLRFMNLELQKLELKNDIQSKVRFDLDQQQREYFLQQQMKTIQEELGGVSHEEELDEMREKAKSKKWNEKIKAHFDKELSKLQRMNPQVAEFSIQRNYLELFLELPWNQYSKDKFDLKHAQKILDRDHFGLEDVKKRIIEHLAVLKLRNDMKSPILCLYGPPGVGKTSIGKSIAEALGREYVRISLGGLRDEAEIRGHRKTYIGAMPGRIIQSLKKAGTSNPVFVLDEIDKLSSSHNGDPSSALLEVLDPEQNSDFYDNFLEMGYDLSKVMFIATSNSMNSIQPALRDRMEVINMTGYTIEEKIEIAKQHLLPKQLQEHGLTVKDLVIGKKQLEKITAGYTRESGVRGLEKQIASIVRNAAKSIAMEEAYNIKVTDEDIIKVLGAPKMERDKYENNETAGVVTGLAWTSVGGDILFIESIISKGKGNMTMTGNLGTVMKESATIALEYIKSNAEMLGINPEVIANYNVHIHVPEGATPKDGPSAGVAMLTSLVSSFTQKRVKKSIAMTGEITLRGKVLPVGGIKEKILAAKRANIKEIILCHENKRDIDEIKPEYLEGLTFHYVKEMSEVLAIAVTDQKAKHAKKLLAE; translated from the coding sequence ATGTCAAATCAAAAAATACTTACACTGGACAATTTGTCACTTCAGGAAATCGATACGGATGCAGAATTAATTCCGTTAATGACTCCTGAGGACGAGGAAGAGATGAATAATGAAGTCCTTCCGGTAGACCTGCCCATTCTGCCATTGCGTAACACGGTACTTTTTCCGGGTGTTGTCATTCCGATTACGGCAGGAAGAGATAAATCGATTAAACTGATTAATGATGCTAATTCCGGTGACAAGATTATTGGAGTAGTAGCGCAGAAAGACGAAAACGTTGAAGAACCTTCGGCAGCCGATATTCACAATGTGGGTACGGTGGCCCGTATATTACGCGTACTGAAAATGCCGGACGGGAATACCACGGTAATTCTTCAGGGGAAAAAACGTTTTGCTATCGATGAGGTAACTACCGAAGAGCCTTATTTAAGAGCGACCATAAAAGAAGTTCCGGAAGAGCGCCCAACCGAAAAGGATAAAGAATTCAATGCGATAATCGAATCCATCAAAGAACTGGCTATTCAGATTATAAAAGAAAGCCCGAATATTCCAACGGAGGCTACTTTCGCCATTAAAAATATTGAAAGCAAATCGTTTCTGATCAACTTTGTTTCGTCAAACATGAACCTTACGGTGAATGAAAAACAAAACCTGTTAGCCGTAAACGACTTAAAGGACCGGGCACTGGAAACATTGCGTTTCATGAACCTGGAACTGCAAAAGCTGGAACTGAAAAACGATATTCAGTCAAAAGTTCGTTTTGATTTAGACCAGCAGCAACGGGAATATTTTTTGCAGCAGCAAATGAAAACCATCCAGGAAGAATTGGGTGGTGTTTCCCATGAAGAGGAATTGGACGAAATGCGCGAAAAGGCAAAGTCTAAAAAATGGAATGAAAAAATAAAAGCGCATTTTGATAAAGAGCTGTCAAAATTACAGCGAATGAATCCGCAGGTAGCGGAATTTTCAATTCAGCGCAACTATCTGGAATTGTTCCTGGAATTGCCATGGAATCAATATTCGAAAGATAAATTCGATTTAAAACATGCTCAGAAAATACTGGACAGGGATCATTTCGGACTGGAAGACGTTAAAAAGCGTATTATCGAACATCTGGCAGTTTTAAAACTGCGAAACGATATGAAATCCCCGATCCTTTGTTTGTACGGACCTCCGGGCGTTGGTAAAACCTCAATCGGAAAATCTATTGCCGAAGCTTTAGGAAGAGAGTACGTTCGTATTTCATTAGGCGGACTGCGTGATGAAGCGGAGATCAGAGGACACCGGAAAACCTATATCGGTGCAATGCCGGGTAGAATTATCCAGAGTCTTAAAAAAGCCGGAACATCCAATCCGGTATTTGTATTAGACGAAATAGACAAATTATCCAGCAGTCATAACGGCGATCCGTCATCGGCTTTACTGGAAGTTTTAGATCCGGAACAAAACTCTGATTTCTATGATAACTTCCTGGAAATGGGCTATGACTTATCTAAAGTAATGTTTATTGCTACTTCAAACAGTATGAACAGCATTCAGCCGGCTTTGCGCGACAGAATGGAAGTGATTAACATGACCGGTTATACGATTGAAGAGAAAATTGAGATCGCGAAGCAGCATTTACTGCCAAAACAATTACAGGAGCATGGACTTACGGTAAAAGACCTGGTGATCGGTAAAAAACAGCTGGAAAAAATTACAGCAGGATATACCCGTGAATCCGGTGTTCGCGGACTGGAAAAGCAAATCGCTTCGATTGTCAGAAATGCAGCGAAGTCCATTGCAATGGAAGAAGCATACAACATTAAAGTTACCGATGAAGACATTATAAAAGTATTGGGCGCTCCTAAAATGGAACGTGATAAATATGAAAACAATGAAACGGCAGGGGTGGTAACCGGATTGGCCTGGACAAGTGTAGGCGGTGATATTTTATTTATTGAATCGATTATTTCCAAAGGAAAAGGCAACATGACGATGACCGGAAACTTAGGTACGGTAATGAAAGAATCGGCTACGATTGCTTTGGAATACATCAAATCCAATGCAGAAATGTTAGGTATCAACCCGGAAGTGATTGCAAATTACAACGTGCACATCCACGTTCCGGAAGGCGCAACGCCAAAAGACGGACCAAGTGCCGGTGTGGCGATGTTAACGTCTTTAGTATCGAGCTTTACGCAAAAACGCGTGAAGAAAAGCATTGCGATGACCGGAGAAATCACGTTAAGAGGAAAAGTACTTCCTGTAGGCGGAATCAAGGAAAAAATATTAGCAGCCAAAAGAGCGAATATTAAAGAGATCATCCTTTGTCATGAAAACAAAAGGGATATCGATGAGATCAAACCGGAATATCTGGAAGGACTGACTTTCCATTATGTGAAAGAAATGAGCGAAGTACTGGCTATTGCCGTAACAGACCAAAAAGCGAAACACGCTAAAAAGTTACTCGCAGAGTAA